The Acidimicrobiales bacterium genome contains the following window.
ACGTCGTCGACGCCGTGGTCGTCGCCACCCCCAGCGAGACCCACCTCGAGTGGGCCCTGCGCTCCCTCGGCGCGGGACGTCCCACGCTCGTCGAGAAGCCGCTCTCCCAGGACCTCGACGAGGCCCGTCGTCTCGTCCAGGCCTCCGAGGCCGCCGGGGTCCCGCTGGTCTGCGGGCTCCTCGAGCGCTTCAACCCCGCAGTGCTCAAGATGCACGAGATCGTCGAGCACCCGGTGCACGTGAACGTCGTGCGGCACTCGCCGCACACGCCCCGCATCACCCAGGGGGTCGCCTTCGACCTCGCCATCCACGACGTCGACCTCGCCATCCGCCTCGCCGGCGAGATGCCGTCGGCCGTGCAGGCCCAGCTGTCCTGTTGCCATCCGGCCTCGCCGCCGCGCTCGGAGGACATCGCCGAGATCGCCCTGTCGTTCCCCGGCGGGCTCGTCGCCGGGCTCTCGGCGAGCCGGGTCTCCCAGCGCAAGCTGCGCAGCCTGCAGGTCGCCGAGCTCGACCGCC
Protein-coding sequences here:
- a CDS encoding Gfo/Idh/MocA family oxidoreductase; the protein is MSPLRIALVGSGSMGSLHARVIAQNLATELTLVVDTDATRGMAAAEAWGSKWVPTLEDLDVVDAVVVATPSETHLEWALRSLGAGRPTLVEKPLSQDLDEARRLVQASEAAGVPLVCGLLERFNPAVLKMHEIVEHPVHVNVVRHSPHTPRITQGVAFDLAIHDVDLAIRLAGEMPSAVQAQLSCCHPASPPRSEDIAEIALSFPGGLVAGLSASRVSQRKLRSLQVAELDRLVEVDLLRRDITVYHHVGADFLEGRQTGYRQQTVIDIPAILDAREPLVTQLEHFVELAAGKGDADAERRSILPPHEVLDRVMADGHLLEVTR